The following nucleotide sequence is from Achromobacter spanius.
GCGTTCTTCATCTGGATGAATTTCAGCGATCTCAGCCGCATTGGCCGGTTCAACTGATTATGTCGCTAGCCACGCTAGAAAACCGCCTGGATCACCACTTCGGTGATCCAGCCTTGCTTGAACAGGCACTGACGCATCGCAGTCATGGTGCGCGCCACAACGAGCGCTTGGAATTCCTTGGGGATTCCGTGCTGAACTTCGTCGTTGCGGCCATGCTGTTCGAGCGTTATTCGAAAATTGACGAAGGCGATCTGTCGCGGCTGCGGGCCAATCTGGTCAAGCAGGCCTCGCTGGCGGATATCGCCCAGCGCCTGGAGCTCTCGCAGTATCTGCGCCTGGGCGAAGGTGAATTGAAAAGCGGCGGGTTCCGCCGGCCATCCATTCTTGCCGACACGGTCGAGGCGCTGTTCGGCGCCGTCTTTCTGGACGCGGGCTTTGAGGCCGCGCGCCGCGTGATCGTGCGCCAGTACCAGCCGGTGCTGGCCTCGGTTGACCCCAAAACGCTGGGCAAGGACGCCAAGACCTTGCTGCAGGAATTCCTGCAGGGCCGCAAGTTGGCGCTGCCGCTGTACACGGTGGTGGCCACGCATGGCGCGGCCCACAGCCAGCAGTTCGAAGTCGAGTGCGCCATCCCGGCGCTCGAGATCAAGGTTACGGCGCCCGGCGCCAGCCGCCGCGCCGCCGAGCAATCGGCGGCCAAGCTGGCCTTGGAAGCCGCGCTGGCCATCAGCCCGGCCACCAAGGCTGCCCGCAAGTCGGGCAAGGCGCGCAAAACCGCGCAATTGTCGCTGCCCGTGGCAGTGGCTCAAGAGACTAAATGAGCGATACCCCTTTTCGTACCGGCTTTGTTGCCATTGTTGGCCGCCCCAATGTGGGCAAGTCCACGCTGACCAACGCCCTGATCGGTTCCAAGATCTCCATCGTGTCGCGCAAGGCGCAGACCACGCGCCACCGCATCCATGGTGTGTTGACGCGCGAACACGAGCAGTTCGTCTTCGTTGATACCCCCGGGTTCCAGACGCGCCATGGTGGCGCCATGAACCGCATGATGAACCGCGTGGTGACGCAGGCCCTGGCTGACGTCGACGTGGTGGTGCATGTGGTCGAGGCCGGCAAGTGGTCTGAGGGCGACGCCAAGTTGCTGCCGCTCTTGCCCAACCCGGAACGCACCATCTTGGTTGTCTCGAAGATCGACGCGCTGAAAAACCGCGACGACCTGTTTGCCTTCGTTTCCAAGATCATGGCGCTGCATCCGTTTGGCGCCGTGGTGCCCGTCAGCGCCACCAAGAACCAGCAACTGGATCAGTTGCTGGAAGAAATTGCCACGCGCTTGCCGGAAGGCGAGGCAATGTTCGAAGAAGACACCCTGACCGACCGCCCCATGCGCTTCATTGCGGCCGAACTGGTGCGCGAAAAGATCTTCCGCCTGGTCGGCGACGAACTGCCCTACGGCTGTACCGTCGTCATCGAGCAATGGGAAGAGACCGACAAAGGCGCCAGCATCAACGCCTGCGTGGTGGTCGAGCGCGACAGCCACAAGCCCATACTCTTGGGCACGGGCGGCATGCACATGAAGCGCATCGCCACGGAGGCGCGGCAGGACATCGCCAAGCTGCTGGACAAGCCGGTGCACCTTGAGGTCTACATCAAGGTGCGCAAGGGGTGGTCCGACCGCGAGGGTGCGCTCCGCGATTTGGGCTATGAGTAGACGGGCGCCTCGCGTCCAGGATCGCCCGGGCTTTATGCTGCACGCCACCGCGTGGCGTGAGACCTCCCTTATTGTTCAGACTTTTTCCCGCGATCATGGCTGTGTGGCCATGGTCGCCAAGGGCGCCAAGCGCCCTTACTCGGTGCTGAGGCCCGTGTTGTCGGCCTTTCAGCCCTTGCTGCTGTCCTGGACCGGCAACGGCGAAGTCAAGACGCTGACGCGCGCCGAAATCGCGGGCATCCGGCCCTTGACCGGCACCGCGCTGATGTCCGCCTGGTACATGAACGAGCTCTTGTTGCGCCTGCTGCCTCGCGAAGACGCCCACCCCTTGCTGTTCGACGCCTACGACATGGCGTTGCAGCAGTTGTCCAACGGCACGCGCGCCGCGGGCGCGTTGCGCCGCTTTGAATGGACCTTGCTGCGCGAAACCGGTTATGGCGTGGACGAAGCCGCCCCGGATTTCGAAGACACCACCATTGAACCCGCGCTGCGCCGCGATTTGCGCGAGCGCCTGGCCGAAATTCTTGCCGGCCGCCCGCTGTCCACCCGGCGCGTCCTGATGGACTTGCAGCGCGTCTGAGCGTGCTGCGCGCAGCCGATGACCTTCACACTGAAACAGGTCGAGACGTTCCGCACCGTATACGAAACGGAAAGCGTGACCGCTGCCGCCCGGCGCCTGGATGTGTCGCCCGCGACGGTCAGCGCCACCTTGGCCGCGTTGGAAGCCAGCATTGAGCTACGCCTGTTCGAGCGCGTGCGTCAGCGGATGCAGCGCACGCCCGAGGCCACTTTGTTGTACGAGGAAATCCGCCGCTTGAACGTGGGGCTGGAAAGCCTTGGACGCAAGATCCGTGCGATCCGTGGCGCCGCGCAGCCGCGCCTGCGCATTGGTTGCATCCATGCGTATGGCGGCACCCTCGTCAGTGACGCGATCTCGCGGTTTCGCACGCGCTATCCCGACACGCCGCTGTATCTGCAGATTCGAGACTCCAACACCTTGCGTGACATGGTGGTGTCGGGCGAACTCGATCTGGCGGTGGTGGCTGACGAATCAGAGCTCGAAGGTCTGTTGGGGCACCGGCTGGCCAGCCTGCGTGCCGTGGCGGTGTTTCCCGCCAGCCATGCGCTTGCGCGCCTGGAACGCGTGGATTTCACGCATCTTGTGGATGCGGACGTGATTGCCCTGAACGCGGAGGATGGTTCGCGCAAGCGCCTGGATTCGCTGTTGTTGCAGGCGGGGCTAAGCCTGAAGGTGGCCATCGAAACCCCGTACTCCAGCACCGTGTGCCAACTGGCGCTGGACGGGCACGGGATCGGCATTGCCAACCCGGCCACCGCCGTGGGGAGGGAGGCAGCCGGCCTTTGCTACCGTCCGCTGACCGCACCCGTGCATTTTGAATGCCATATGATCTTGCACGGTAGCCGACCCTTGTCCGAGGCCGGCAAGTTCTGGGCCACCTGTCTGCGCGGCGTGCTGGCCCCGCTGGTGGATCGCTTCGGCGTGTGAGGTGGTCGGGCGGTCAGGCGGTGACGCGGTAAGGCAGTAAGGCAGTAGGGGCCGCAGAGGTTGCGGGCCAGGTCCCGCTCAGCCCCGGCGACCGTCCGAAGTCAGCATCAGCACCACCGACGATTCGGCATCCAATACGCCCGAGCGCCGCAGCTTGGCCACCGCCGCCAGCGCGGCGGCCGACGATAGCTCGGTGCTGATGCCTCTGCGGTCCAGAAGTTGCTGCGCCTGGGCCGCGGCCTTATCGTCAATTTCAACAGGCGTGCCGCCCGACCGCGACAAAGCTTCCAGGGATTGCAGCGTGCAGGTTCCACCCGCAATGGAGTACTGCGCCGTTGCCGCGTCCCACAAGCCGCGCGCGTCTCCGCTGGCCTGGGCCTGCGACAAGCGCGCATGGGGTTCAATGGCGTGCAGGCGCGGCAAGCGTTGAATGCGGCCGCTTTGCAGCAGGTGCTGCCAACCCAGGAAGATGCCCCACAGCAGATCGCCGCGCGCGGTGGGCACGATGATGTCGGTCGGCGTGCCGCAGCGGTCCAGGATTTCAGCGGCAATGGGCTTGTAGCCTTCCACGCCATAAGGGTGGGTGCCAACGGGCGGATTCAGGTAATTGGTGCCCGCGAATGCGCCCTGGTTACGGCACAGGTCTTCGACGTATGGCCAGCGGGCTAGGCTGTCTTCAAAGGCGCTGAGTCTTGCCCCGAAGCGCTGCATGGCTTCGCGCTGCAAGGGCGGGCAGTTACGGGTGATGGCGATGTCGGCCTGCAAGCCGGCGGCCGCGCAATAGGCGGCGATCGACACGCCGGCGTTGCCGCTGGAGGCCGCCGCCACGCGGGTTGCGCCGGCCAACTGTGCCCGAGACACCAACTGGGCCGCCATGCGGTCCTTGTGGCTGCCGGTGGGGTTGGCGGCCTCACATTTGAGCCAAAGCTGGCCGATGCCTTCGGCCACGGCCAGATCCGATGCATCAAGGCAAGGTGTGTCGCCTTCGCCCAGCGTGATGGGCG
It contains:
- the rnc gene encoding ribonuclease III, with the protein product MSLATLENRLDHHFGDPALLEQALTHRSHGARHNERLEFLGDSVLNFVVAAMLFERYSKIDEGDLSRLRANLVKQASLADIAQRLELSQYLRLGEGELKSGGFRRPSILADTVEALFGAVFLDAGFEAARRVIVRQYQPVLASVDPKTLGKDAKTLLQEFLQGRKLALPLYTVVATHGAAHSQQFEVECAIPALEIKVTAPGASRRAAEQSAAKLALEAALAISPATKAARKSGKARKTAQLSLPVAVAQETK
- the era gene encoding GTPase Era; its protein translation is MSDTPFRTGFVAIVGRPNVGKSTLTNALIGSKISIVSRKAQTTRHRIHGVLTREHEQFVFVDTPGFQTRHGGAMNRMMNRVVTQALADVDVVVHVVEAGKWSEGDAKLLPLLPNPERTILVVSKIDALKNRDDLFAFVSKIMALHPFGAVVPVSATKNQQLDQLLEEIATRLPEGEAMFEEDTLTDRPMRFIAAELVREKIFRLVGDELPYGCTVVIEQWEETDKGASINACVVVERDSHKPILLGTGGMHMKRIATEARQDIAKLLDKPVHLEVYIKVRKGWSDREGALRDLGYE
- the recO gene encoding DNA repair protein RecO — its product is MSRRAPRVQDRPGFMLHATAWRETSLIVQTFSRDHGCVAMVAKGAKRPYSVLRPVLSAFQPLLLSWTGNGEVKTLTRAEIAGIRPLTGTALMSAWYMNELLLRLLPREDAHPLLFDAYDMALQQLSNGTRAAGALRRFEWTLLRETGYGVDEAAPDFEDTTIEPALRRDLRERLAEILAGRPLSTRRVLMDLQRV
- a CDS encoding LysR family transcriptional regulator; the encoded protein is MTFTLKQVETFRTVYETESVTAAARRLDVSPATVSATLAALEASIELRLFERVRQRMQRTPEATLLYEEIRRLNVGLESLGRKIRAIRGAAQPRLRIGCIHAYGGTLVSDAISRFRTRYPDTPLYLQIRDSNTLRDMVVSGELDLAVVADESELEGLLGHRLASLRAVAVFPASHALARLERVDFTHLVDADVIALNAEDGSRKRLDSLLLQAGLSLKVAIETPYSSTVCQLALDGHGIGIANPATAVGREAAGLCYRPLTAPVHFECHMILHGSRPLSEAGKFWATCLRGVLAPLVDRFGV
- a CDS encoding pyridoxal-phosphate dependent enzyme, encoding MQMNPGLSGLRCIRCTRLWAPGDYPEGCPLCLAAGHPATLECVYEPSSGGNTMPLPVLAPITLGEGDTPCLDASDLAVAEGIGQLWLKCEAANPTGSHKDRMAAQLVSRAQLAGATRVAAASSGNAGVSIAAYCAAAGLQADIAITRNCPPLQREAMQRFGARLSAFEDSLARWPYVEDLCRNQGAFAGTNYLNPPVGTHPYGVEGYKPIAAEILDRCGTPTDIIVPTARGDLLWGIFLGWQHLLQSGRIQRLPRLHAIEPHARLSQAQASGDARGLWDAATAQYSIAGGTCTLQSLEALSRSGGTPVEIDDKAAAQAQQLLDRRGISTELSSAAALAAVAKLRRSGVLDAESSVVLMLTSDGRRG